The DNA segment ACAGGACTAAACTAAATGATACTAAGACAGAGATTATATATGCTAGGATTGATATTGAGGAGTTAACTAAATATTTATCATCTGAAAGGCCAAATGACAAAGTGTTTTTCTATCCCCCAGATAGAGTTTCTTCATTTGTTAGTCGAGAGGATGAATTAGAAACGCTTCAAGAAGAGTTTCAAAGACGTAGCAACGACCATCATGTACAAGTTATTTGTGGATTAGGTGGAATTGGAAAAACAACCTTGTCTATTGAATATGCTTGgacttttcaaagtttttatccTGGAGGTGTGTTTTGGATGTCAGCGGAAACAACCGAAGCGTTGGAAGATTCTATACAACGTCTAGCCATAGACGCAAGTACTGTTGGAAAAAATGCGAAAGAAACACTCACAAAGACGCTAAAATGGATGTCCTCTATACAAGATAGATGGCTGCTTGTGATCGATAATGTAGATATGGAGGAAATTAGAAGTAGCATAAAAGAATTGCTTCTCGGAGCTTGGAAAAGGAATTCAAAAGGCCATATTATAATTACATCTAGAAGGGAGGCGGAAGAAGCGGAAGATGAGTTCAATGTCAAATTAAAGGACTGTATTACACTAGATGTACTGACTGAACGTGAAAGCGTTCAGTTCATGACAACTCGCTCGGGCTGTAAGAATGACAAGAACGACCGCAGTCTCGAATTATTGATAGAGGAGCTCGGCGGTCTACCGCTCGCTTTGGAGCAAGCAGTCGCACATATAAAAACTTTACACTGTACCTTCAAAGaatatttggaaaaatttaaTCGAAAAAGACTGAAAATTCTCAAAGCTAGTAGATCTCGTTTTAATGTATCAAAGGAACGTCAAGCTGTACGTACAACATGGCATTTGAATTTTGACTATATAGACAAGCAGTCCGAAGAAGAAGGACTAGGATGTGCAGCAGTTACTGTAATGGAAATATCAGCATTTCTGTATGCAGATGAAATTCCACTGACTATTTTAAATGTAGGTTCACCCGAGATTTTAGACGAAGATCTTCTTGACGCATTCCAAGAAGAAATAGGAGTCAAGCAAGTTGCTGAAATACTTGCACGATTCTCTTTGTTCAGTCGTCGTGGTGGCAGTACCCTTAGTGTCCATCGGTTAGTGCAGGAGGTCATCAGAGAAAATCTAACTGATTCAGATCGAAAAGCTTTTATCCTACAATGTGCAACACGTATGATAAACAAGGCTCTTGAGAGGACGCAGTCGCCAAGAGAAgctttaaaagaagaaaatgttggCAGAGCTTCATTACAGATGTGGAGTAAATTAGCACTCAGTGCAAATACATTAAAAACCTATCTTTTCGAGTTTACAAAAACTAATAAGAAACAAATGCATATTTGCTTTAATATTGAAAGCACAAAGCTATTACAAACAAGTGCAGTATACCACAGTCTGTTTCAGCGGCAAGACGAGGCGTTAGCCTGCCAAGCTCAAATGTTGAGCATCATACCCGCACTCGGCATTGCTGAATCTGATTACAGAGAACTAACCTGTATTAAGATACCCCTTTTACAGAATGACAGAGAGATTATTCAAAGTAGTATGACAATGGCTATATCGACGGGAACAGAACAATTGGTAGGAGTAGATCAAGCACAAACCGTTGCGCTGTTGGATCCAGAACCATTGCGCATTATGGGAAATGACGCTTTTAAATCACAGAAATACCAAGATGCCATTCAATGTTATTCTGAAGCAATCACTGCCAGTCACGGTAATATTGATCCAAAAGTTCTTTCAAACAGAAGCCTTGCCTACTTAAGAGTTTCTGATTATGAAAAGGCATTGCGTGATGCAGATCTATGTATACAAATTGATCCAAACGCACACAAAGCTTATTGCTGGAAGGCATATGCAATTGCTAATCTTATTCGTCTTGGTGTGTTGTCCAAGTCCTGGGAATCAGCTGGTTTGGCAGCTGCAGCTGTTGCCGGATATTTTAATAAGAAGTGTTTACTTGAATACAGGATGAAAATTGAATATCCAGTTGTACgattcaaaattataaaagatcaaTCCACTCTAGGACAGGAAATGGTTTCCATGATGAACAGGGCTTATACAACATTATTGCTACGTAAAGGTAATTACCAAATAGATCTGCATAAAGCAGAGATCACTACAAAAAGTGTCCAGATCATCGGTATAGAAGAAGGTGTTGAAATCCATAGCCCACTAGGAGTTTCCTTGATCCACCCGAGTAAGATGAGCTCTAAGTTTCGATTCGAGGcagaaattaatgtgtttttcgAAAACGTAACGTTTCCTAACGAGACTGGGCAAATACTTGTCGATGGTCAAGTGAACGCAACATTTTACAGATGTGTGTTTTCAAACGGTAGAAAGGGCTGTGAGGACTTCCCGTTTTGTAATGGTCGTCGTGGTTGTGTAAATCCAAACCCGGACGAGTGCAGAACGTTAAGTGCGTTGCAAGAAAAAGCGTCGTGTCCGCATCCGAGCGGAGTCGTTGGTCATGCCGGTATCTGTGCAGATGGGGGTGGAAATGTATTAATAGATAACTGTACATTAAACAGGTGCGGTGGTGGGGGCACTCTCAGTATTGACGGATCTGTTCTTAAGATAAGACACAGTGCCCTTCGTAATATGAGACAGGCGGGTGTTGAGGTAAGGGAAGGAGGCTTTACAGTTGCTGAAGATTGTACAATTTGTGACAATCAGTTCCATGGGGTGGTGATAGGACCGAAAGGAAGAGGGGTTGTAAAAAGCTGTGtcatacaaaacaacaaaaatgaagGAATTTGGTGCGGAGGCAATCTGGACACTAAAGGAGAATCACGTTTAACACATACATCGAATTCAGAAGGCGGATCAACATGCATTATCTTTGATAATTTAATCTATCAAAATGGTATGTCAGGAATATCACTAGATGGCGGATCGTATGATATTTctggaaacaaaatatttgaaaactggCTTTGGGGAATGATGGTGAAATCTAGATCAACAACAAACATATGCAACAATGATATATTTGAGAACAAGTGTGGCGGCATAAGGATTGGAGTAAATTACTCAGCACCAGTCATGATGGATGGAAATACTATTCGAGACCATACTGGCCCTGCTGTTCATACAGAAAGGGACCATATAACGAATGACTTTCCAAGGACGTTACATGGAAACAAAGGTCTAATAGAAATGATGAAAGATATTGGTATGATGGATGATGAGAGCACAGTTTTTTCAATACCACCTATCATAACATCAAGGAATGTAatcgaaaaaaacaacagaggAGAACAGCATCCACGACAAATCCTAGACCTTGTAGAAACCTGTTGTTTCTGTCATACTGATTCTAACAAACTAAAAATATGTGCGAAGTGTAAGAAGGCAAGCTACTGTTCTAAAGAATGTCAGAAACAACACTGGAAACGTCATCAGATTATATGCAAACTCTTGACTGAAAACTTTACCGTAGACATAAAGATGTCAGAGACAACTAATTGGGACGTATACTTAAATGTGCAACGAGGATCGAATATTGTCCGCACCACAAAAGTTCCACTGCCAGGATTAGGAGAAGGTGCACCTCCTGACAAGACAAGTGAAAGAAGATTTATTGTCAAAATACAGTCAGGACACGAATACACAAGATATGATCCAAATAAGATGATGAGACTGTATGACCAAACTCAGACCATGGATATATTTTTCAGAAACCCTAACATCTATCACTTAATTTGCGAGTGTGGAGTTCTAGCTGCATCGAAATTCACTACAAAGAAAATGTTCTGTTGGGCTTCTTTTAAAGACAACGGCAAAACGCTGCGTATGTATACAGACACTTTGCCAACATTTCAAACATGGTAGTCATGCAGGTTATTTAGTATATCGGAtgttcaacacaacaaaaatatccgatgtacattttcatttgtgcgttctttgttagctcgactattcgagcAAATACATATtgttatcatttaaaggcatatagctttgaaacttgttttcccttttctaggtcaattaccaacctcactgggtcaagtcccataactctgacatgtattttgagcaaattatgcaccctttcgacttagaaaatcctggttaaagttttacatgcatgaTACAAtttccaaaacaaatgcagatattgaattgaaacttcacaagtcttgtgtcttcggggttataaaactaggtgatggCATCGAGTCTATAACTCTTGAcatatcgtgggctgagcgcgaaactattgtatcttgttctttattcatatacagttacattagtttcgcgctcagccctcgatatattttggtcaaattatgcccccttttggacttaaaaaatcctggttaaaattttgcatgcaagtacagctattactaaaagccATACAGATTtgatactatttttagctcatctgagcaggtgagtttttgtgatcgctcgatgtccggcgtctgtctgtcgtctgtcaacatttagcttgtgtatgcgatagaggctgtatttttcaattgatcttcatggaatttggtcagaatgattgccttgatgaaatctaggccaagttcgaaaatgggtcatctgggtcataaactaggtcactaggtcagatcaaagaaaaaccttgtttatgcgatagaggctgtatttttcaattaatcttcatgaattttggtcagaatgattgccttgataaaatctagatcgagtttgaaaatgggtcatctgggatcaaaaactaggtcactaggtcaaatcaaagaaaaagcttgtgtatgcgatagaggctgtatttttcaattgatcttaataaatttttttcagattaattactttgatgaaatctaggccaagttcgaaaatgggtcatctggggtctaaaacttggtcactaggtcaaatcaaaggaaaactttgtgtatgcgatagaggctgtatttttcaattgatcttcatgaatttttgtcagaatgattgccttgataaaatgtaggtcaggtttgaatatgggtcatctggggtaaaaaactaggtcactaggtcaaatcaaagaaaaaccttgtgtatgaaataggggctgcattttacaccggatcttcatgaaatttgatcagaatatttgtttgtatgaaatctaggtcgagttttgatatgggtcatgtggggtcaaaaactaggtcaaccggtgaaattaaataaaaaccttgtgtacacaataggggctgcattttacacgggatattcaaaacatttagtcagaatgtttgccttgacgaaatctaggtcaagttagaatatgggtcatctgtggtcaataactaggtcactagatcaaatcagagaaaaaccttttgtatgcaacagagactgtatttttcaattgatcttcatgaaatttggtcagaatgatagccttgatgaaattaaagttaaatttgaatatgggtcgcttggggtaaaaaactaggtcgctaggacaaatcaaagggaACTTtttatatgtgatagaggctgtatttttcagttgaggtAAATggtgagaatgattgccttgatcaaatctaggtcaggttagaatgtaggtcatcttgactcagaaactaggtcactagatcaaattgaagaaaatacttgtttacacttaagagaccatatttttggtctaatcttaatgaaaaatggtcagaatatttgtttctatgaaatcactaggtcaaacatgttaatactgttatggtgtgtttctcaggtgagcgacctagggccatcttggccctcttgttttcttttctagatcagttaccaacctcactgggtcaagtcccataactcagacatatattttgggcaaatcatgccccctttttgactaagaaaatcctggttaaagttttgcatgcaagtgcatacagctatTCCTAAAAGCCATACAGATTTgatactatttttttcttttctagatcagttaccagcctcactgggtcaagtcccataactcagacatgtattttggttaaagttttgtgtgcaagtacatacagctattacttaaaggcatatagatttgaaacttactttactctgacatgtattttgagcaaactatgcccccttttggattagaaaatcctggttaaagttttacgtgcaagttactatgtccaaaactaatgcagatattaaattgatacttcacatgtgtcttcgtggttataaaactagttgatagcatcaagtcctaaAACtgtgacctgcattttggccaaattatttcccgttttggacttcgaaaatcctggttaaagttctgcGAGCAGGTACAAACAGCCATAACTTAACGACAcgtagatttgaaacttttttatgcccccagcatctactgatgcgggaggcatatagtgatcgtcctgtccgtccgtccttccgtccgttcgtccgtccgtccgtacgaggttaaccaaatgggaccgtttcgtctagcatcaataccccttactagaatgacttaatactaatgcagatgtaacctgtgaccattcctcatcttctgacctcagtttgaccttgaccatgacctcattttggacttaggttgctttatacgGGCCATCtcctggttaaccaaatgggaccgtttcgtctagcatcaataccgcttacaagaatgaattgatactaatgcagatgtaacctgtgaccattccccatcttcagacatcacctgacctcagtttgaccttgaccttgacctcattttggacttaggttgctttatatgggccatctcttggttaaccaaatgggaccgtttcgtctagcatcaataccccttactagaatgacttgatactaatgcagatgtaacctgtgaccattccccatcttcagacatcacctgacctcagtttgaccttgaccttgacctcattttggacttaggttgctttatacgGGCCATCtcctggttaaccaaatgggaccgtttcgtctagcattaataccgcttacaagaatgagttgatactaatacagatgtaacctgtgaccattcctcatcttcaaacatcacctgaccgcagtttgaccttgacctcgttttggacttaggttgctttgtattgacaaggatacCACCGGGAGCAtaaagcgtttattgaacgcagcttcttgtttttagctcacttgagcaatgctcaggtgagttctTGTGATCGCaggatgtccggcgtccgtcgtctgtcaacatttagcttgtgtatgcgatagaggctgtatttttcaacctaTCTTCAGAATAATCGCcttctgggtcatctggggtataaaaattaggtcaataggtcaaatcaaagaaaaaccatgtgtgtgcaatagaggctgtattttttaatttctttctatgaaataatgtcGGAATGATCgtcttgatgaaatataggtcgagtttcaatatgggtcatctgaaggaaaaataggtcactaggtcaaaacagagaaaaacctagtgtatgcgatagagaataataactttgatgaaatctagttcaaaattgaatatgggtaatttgaggtcaaaaactaggtcactaggtgagataatagaaaaatcttatgtatgcgatagagactgtatttattaaatttattttcatgaaatttggtcagaatgattgctttcatgaaatctaggtcgagtttgaatatggcttatctgggatcaaaaaataagtcactaggtcaaatctaagaaaaacattgtgtatgcgatggaggctgtttttttttaaatttctttccatgacattatgtcagaatgattgtcttgatgaaacaTAGGTAGAgtttcaatatgggtcatctgagggaaaaataggtcactaggtcaaaacaaagaaaaacctagtgtatgcGTTAGAGACTGAATTTTTCAGTTGGTCTTccttaaatttggtcagaatgttagccttgatgaagtaaaaaagtaggtaactaggtcaaatcaaagaattactttgtgtaagcgatagaggctgtatttttctattgatcttcatgatgggagcggtggtctagtggttaaggtgtcggccgctcaacccaggggttgtgggttcgagccccattggggtcacgaccatgacttctcataaggcaccagtactggtttttccaggaagcagactcgagagttgttcaaataaacttgaagctttcattacaatcgagctaaaataaattagtataaactaaactaaattttgtgagaatgattgccttgataaaatctaggttaagttcgaatatgggtcatctggggtaaaaaaactaggtcactaggtcaaatcaaagaaaaaccttgtgtatgcaataaaggctgtattttttaatcgatcttcatgaaatttggtcggaataattgctttgatgaaatctagttcgaaATTGAATATAGGtaatttgaggtcaaaaactatgtcactaggtcaaataatagaaaaatcatATGTATGCggtagagactgtattttttttcaatttattttcatgaaatttggtcagaatgattgccttcatgaagtctaggtcgagtttgaatatggattatctggggtaaaaaaaataggtttctaggtcaaatctaagaaaaacattgtgtatgcgatagaggctattctttttcaattgcttttcatgaaattatgtcagaatgattgtcttgatgaataTAGGTCGAgtttcaatatgggtcatctgagggaaaaataggtcactaggtcaaaacaaagaaaagccttgtgtttgcgatagagactgtatttttcaattggtgcTGTACATCTTAAATAGACGCCACGGACTGATTCAACATGTACTCATTAACTTGGTAAAGTATGATACTGTCAATGTAATCTAAATACTGTTAATCAGTAGCATTACTTGATGCAAATTATTAAATCTTAACTAATACTTTGTATAACTGAAGTCTGTCGCAAATAGTAGGACAGCTTATTTTTATCTCGATGTCCATTTTGTTCGAACCTCTTTTTGATATCAAACGCATAATTACGTTTTTCGAAATTGAAAACCTGAATATTGGATTGGCGTCGTTGGGCGGATAAATTGATGTGCGGCGACAagatttggtttttattttggtTGAGGTATTGAGATGAATCTTGGCCGATTTGTAGCTTATAGCAAGACCAAGATTGACATTGAATTGGGGGTCAGTGGGATCAAGCTCACTTttactaaaaagaacaaaaaactaaacaagagggccatgaaggccctgtatcgctcacctgacctattgacctaaagatcatcaagattaacattctgaccaagtttcatttagatatggtcataaatgtggcctctaagtgttaaatagcctttcctttgatttgacctggtgacctagtttttgaccctacatgacccagattcgaacttggcctaaagatcatcaagattaacattctgaccaagtttcattaagatatggtcatgaatgtggcctctacagtgtaaactagcttttcttttgatttgacatggtgacctagtttttgatcctacatgaccaagattcaaaaaGGACCTTGTGATTATTAAGATTAACACTCTAAtaaagttccatgaagatacagtcataaatgtggcctctatagtgttaaaagcttttcctttgataggtcctagtgacctagtttttcaccccacccgacccagatttgaacttgacctatagatcatcaagattaacattctgaccaagtttcacgaagatacagtcataaatatggcctctacattgttaacaagcttttcctttgatttgacccggtgacctggtttttgaccccggttgaccaaatatcgaacttgtccaagattttattaagggtaacattctgaccaagtttcattaagattgggccaaaattgttacctctagagtgttaacaagtttcgATTGATTGAAATTAATCTTGGTATATAAATGGGTTCTAGAATAGCCAAGGCTGGCATTGCATATGGAGTCAGTAGGGTCAAGTATAACCGATTTAATGAATACATAGTGGCGCAATGGTATTTAGGCAGTAATGGTAGTCATTTTGGAGTGATGCAGACAAGTAGTAGTTCTAATCATGGTCAGGCATTGACTTTTTTCGTTTTTAATCCCACGCCACAAGTGGgagggggtggagggggggggggggggggggggggggggggggaagcgggttataggaatggtctctgtccgtccttccgtccgtaacaaatttgTGTCCGCTccttatctcctaaaccccttgaaggattttcatgaaacttgggtcaaatgatcacctcatcaagacgatgatgtgcagaactcatgagtcagccttattggctcaaggtcaaggtcacaactcaaggtcaaaggtttgagtcttccattttatgtccgctctatatctcctaaaccccttgaaggaattttataaaacttgggtcaagtgatcacctaattaagacgatatgcagaactcatgagtcagccatgccggctcaaggtcaaggtcacacattagggtgaaaggtttgagccttccattttgtgtccactctatatctcctaaatcccttgaaggattttcatcaaacttgggtcaaatgatcacctcatcaaggcgatgtgcagaacttacgagtcagccataccggctcaaggtcaaggtcacaactgaaggtcaaaggtttgagccttccattttgtgtctgctctgtatttcctaaTTCTCTTGAAGGATTtatatgaaacttggattaaatgatcacctcatcaagacgatgtgcagaacccatgagtcagccatgccggctcaaggtcaaggtcacaactcaaggtcaaaggttttagccttccatttcgtgtccgctctgtatctcctaaaccccttgaaggaattttataaaacttgtgtcaaatgatcacctcattaaaacgatgtgcagagcttatgagtcagccatgcctgctcaaggtcaaggtcacaacttaaggtcaaaggtttgagccttccattttgtgtccactctgtatctcctaaaccccttgaaggattttcatcaaactttggtcaattgatcacctcatcaagaattcatgagtcagccatgtcaactcaaggtcaaggtcacaactgaaggtcaaatgtttgagctctgtatctcctaaacttcttgaaggattttcatgaaacttgggtcaaatgatcacctcatcaagacgtagtgcagaattcatgagtcagccatgtcagttcaaggtcaaggtcacagctaaagatcaatggtttaccctttcactatccatagcaggggcgggggatttagctgtcattcagactaccttgttatttataaaataagAACCATTTACATGTCATaggatgaaggtcaaggtcacagttactaaaactATTATTTGAAGGAATCGTCATCAAAATTTGGTGTccgttccttttttttttttttttcagtaagaaaatttacactgaaaatctttcaaaaataaatgGAATTCAAATGCTTTAAGTGTTTTTGTAGGCAGGGAAGAATTAAACCTTTACTCTGAGTGGTGCCTATTCAATGAATTAGAcgttttggttttctttttgcatttgatccgttttatatttattttatgtagtATTTTTGCAAATATGAACAGGAGGAAAATGTAGCAATGTTGATTG comes from the Mercenaria mercenaria strain notata chromosome 9, MADL_Memer_1, whole genome shotgun sequence genome and includes:
- the LOC123546579 gene encoding uncharacterized protein LOC123546579, coding for MSAFNHQNFSSSFNFQDFSSRLNEPDAIIVEIASDVTSNQVVKPDIEDDQKRWLIVGICLHSVISPALRQYIPPVVSKLYSTLKRTDQVDKQTFTKHLIRYKPTNKELNYEAINNNSTIPKVKGKKDVQKYNYNVTSDVDLTKLFMITSMAHYTGFDDTCDSSALLGIIINIDTFPALPKKTAEKVRADIRNPWAHCNFSEWDVIKYQNSFQLMHQFIRNLQLPVQDETAILAKLTHWQTNGVQFLQGTTLGVELVQELKNETRALSKFILDIVSQTDESFKPVHNALLSMEGTLNETTDKVSHLLTDTSELKGNLKALTDTVDDLQDAHEQHSDTIEKMKTHIEDVQSNVNKTQLELVNSKQKVDHIESRLDDISLGVSENRTKLNDTKTEIIYARIDIEELTKYLSSERPNDKVFFYPPDRVSSFVSREDELETLQEEFQRRSNDHHVQVICGLGGIGKTTLSIEYAWTFQSFYPGGVFWMSAETTEALEDSIQRLAIDASTVGKNAKETLTKTLKWMSSIQDRWLLVIDNVDMEEIRSSIKELLLGAWKRNSKGHIIITSRREAEEAEDEFNVKLKDCITLDVLTERESVQFMTTRSGCKNDKNDRSLELLIEELGGLPLALEQAVAHIKTLHCTFKEYLEKFNRKRLKILKASRSRFNVSKERQAVRTTWHLNFDYIDKQSEEEGLGCAAVTVMEISAFLYADEIPLTILNVGSPEILDEDLLDAFQEEIGVKQVAEILARFSLFSRRGGSTLSVHRLVQEVIRENLTDSDRKAFILQCATRMINKALERTQSPREALKEENVGRASLQMWSKLALSANTLKTYLFEFTKTNKKQMHICFNIESTKLLQTSAVYHSLFQRQDEALACQAQMLSIIPALGIAESDYRELTCIKIPLLQNDREIIQSSMTMAISTGTEQLVGVDQAQTVALLDPEPLRIMGNDAFKSQKYQDAIQCYSEAITASHGNIDPKVLSNRSLAYLRVSDYEKALRDADLCIQIDPNAHKAYCWKAYAIANLIRLGVLSKSWESAGLAAAAVAGYFNKKCLLEYRMKIEYPVVRFKIIKDQSTLGQEMVSMMNRAYTTLLLRKGNYQIDLHKAEITTKSVQIIGIEEGVEIHSPLGVSLIHPSKMSSKFRFEAEINVFFENVTFPNETGQILVDGQVNATFYRCVFSNGRKGCEDFPFCNGRRGCVNPNPDECRTLSALQEKASCPHPSGVVGHAGICADGGGNVLIDNCTLNRCGGGGTLSIDGSVLKIRHSALRNMRQAGVEVREGGFTVAEDCTICDNQFHGVVIGPKGRGVVKSCVIQNNKNEGIWCGGNLDTKGESRLTHTSNSEGGSTCIIFDNLIYQNGMSGISLDGGSYDISGNKIFENWLWGMMVKSRSTTNICNNDIFENKCGGIRIGVNYSAPVMMDGNTIRDHTGPAVHTERDHITNDFPRTLHGNKGLIEMMKDIGMMDDESTVFSIPPIITSRNVIEKNNRGEQHPRQILDLVETCCFCHTDSNKLKICAKCKKASYCSKECQKQHWKRHQIICKLLTENFTVDIKMSETTNWDVYLNVQRGSNIVRTTKVPLPGLGEGAPPDKTSERRFIVKIQSGHEYTRYDPNKMMRLYDQTQTMDIFFRNPNIYHLICECGVLAASKFTTKKMFCWASFKDNGKTLRMYTDTLPTFQTW